The following proteins come from a genomic window of Micromonas commoda chromosome 2, complete sequence:
- a CDS encoding predicted protein has translation MIDPSIETELRAVLEDVPPVNHAFGYGSGVLPQPLRDDEGPSASARDHAATGSVVDFVFAVDDPRAWHRRNMAMNPSHYAPHLRALGGGTVAALADRVGAGVHYNTLIPWTKTIHPSARLAPTTFKYGVVSVNAMCDDLVNWRHMFVAGRMQKPVVALGGAIDPRVTAAQSINARSALAAALLLLPEEFSREDLLGSLCGLSYAGDVRVALGAEDVDKVRRIATGSERGLMEMYRDAVKVVGSDLAGLTMGRGGEVWSRDGSPAARSALFATLPRETLHKTMSARMLVKFEDAGGRSAVESLRECLRGTVRKSSLRQLLAGLLATSPSKSARYAASKLFKSAASRAR, from the exons ATGATCGACCCTTCGATCGAGACGGAGCTTCGCGCCGTCTTGGAAGACGTGCCCCCGGTCAATCACGCGTTCGGGTACGGCTCCGGTGTCCTGCCGCAgcccctccgcgacgacgaaggcccgagcgcgtccgcgcgcgaccacgcggcgacgggatcgGTGGTGGACTTTGTgttcgcggtggacgacccGAGGGCGTGGCACCGGCGGAACATGGCGATGAACCCCTCGCACTACGCCccgcacctccgcgcgctcggcggtgggaccgtcgcggcgctcgcggaccgcgtcggcgcgggcgtccacTACAACACCCTCATCCCGTGGACCAAGACGATCCATCCGTCAGCCCgtctcgcgccgacgacgttcaAGTACGGCGTCGTGAGCGTGAACGCGATGTGCGACGACCTCGTGAACTGGCGCCACATGTTCGTGGCGGGGAGGATGCAGAAGCCGGtggtggcgctcggcggcgcaatcgacccgcgggtgacggcggcgcaaTCGATAAACGCCcggtccgcgctcgccgccgcgctcctcctcttACCCGAGGAGTTCTCCCGCGAGGACCTCCTCGGCTCGTTGTGCGGGCTGTCGTACGCGGGGGACGTGcgcgtggcgctcggcgcggaggacgtggaCAAGGTTCGGAGGATCGCGACCGGAAGCGAGCGCGGGTTGATGGAGATGTatcgcgacgccgtgaaAGTCGTGGGCTCCGACCTCGCGGGTCTGACCatgggacgcggcggggaggtTTGGAGTCGGGACGGgagccccgccgcgaggtccgcgctgTTCGCGACGCTGCCGAGGGAGACGCTCCACAAGACGATG TCCGCGCGCATGCTGGTCAAgttcgaggacgcggggggtCGATCCGCGGTGGAGTCGCTGAGGGAGTGCCTGCGAGGGACGGTGAGAAAATCGAGCCTGAGGCAGCTCCTCGCGGGGTTgctcgcgacgagcccgagcaAGTCGGCGCGATACGCCGCGAGCAAGCTGTTcaagtcggcggcgtcgagggcgaggtga
- a CDS encoding predicted protein, whose translation MAVPKAAARGAFILFEGVDRCGKTTQSTKLVESLKAAGVNAELWRYPDRTTEMGKMINAYLQSSLDMDDGAIHLLFSANRWEKRAAMEKALGDGVTLVVDRYSYSGVAFTAAKEVPGLDLEWCKAPERGLLRPDAVLYLDMPVDAAKTRGGFGEERYETGELQERVRTHFRVLREDWWTIIDASGTIDDVHSKCAAAADEAIQRCREGAELARLWD comes from the coding sequence ATGGCCGTccccaaggctgccgcgcgaggcgcctTCATCCTcttcgagggcgtcgaccgcTGCGGTAAGACCACCCAGTCCACCAAACTGGTCGAGTCCCTCAAGGCTGCCGGCGTCAACGCCGAGCTGTGGCGGTACCCCGACAGGACCACGGAGATGGGCAAGATGATCAACGCGTACCTCCAATCCTCCCTGGACATGGACGACGGAGCCATCCACCTGCTGTTCAGCGCCAACCGCTGGGAGAAACGCGCCGCCATGGAGAAAGCcctgggcgacggcgtcacaCTCGTCGTGGACAGGTACTCCTACAGCGGCGtggcgttcaccgccgcgaaggaggtcCCGGGCCTCGACCTCGAGTGGTGCAAGGCTCCCGAGCGAGGGCTGCTCCGGCCAGACGCCGTGCTCTACCTCGACAtgcccgtcgacgcggccaaAACCAGGGGGGGGTTCGGGGAGGAACGATACGAGACCGGCGAGCTGCAAGAGCGCGTGAGGACACACTTTCGTGTCTTGCGCGAGGACTGGTGGACGATaatcgacgcgagcggcacgatcgacgacgtccactcaaagtgcgccgccgccgccgacgaagccATTCAGCGgtgccgcgagggcgccgagctcgccaggCTCTGGGACTGA
- a CDS encoding actin depolymerisation factor (Actin depolymerisation factor/cofilin -like domains; present in a family of essential eukaryotic actin regulatory proteins; these proteins enhance the turnover rate of actin and interact with actin monomers as well as actin filaments. expressed), which translates to MSGVLPTDKCKAEFAILREKRAYKFITFKIDATGTMTDVCDVCPTSADFKFQDLLDKLPADEPRYLVLDWNVENDDGCQLSKIFFVSWVPDTCKAKTKMLYASSKQALRNALEGVHLDHQATDYDEITPEEFTSRTLGK; encoded by the exons ATGTCCGGAGTCCTTCCCACCGATAAGTGCAAGGCGGAGTTCGCCATCCTCCGGGAGAAGCGCGCGTACAAGTTCATCACCTTCAAGATCGATGCGACCGGGACCATGACCGATGTGTGCGACGTCTGCCCAACCTCG GCGGACTTTAAGTTCCAGGACCTGCTCGACAAGCtccccgcggacgagcccAGGTACCTCGTGCTGGACTGGAACGTggagaacgacgacgggtgcCAGCTCTCCAAGATCTTCTTCGTGTCGTGGGTGCCGGACACCTGCAAGGCGAAGACCAAGATGCTTTACGCGAGCAGCAAGCAGGCGCTGCGCAACGCGCTGGAGGGCGTTCATCTCGATCACCAGGCCACCGACTACGACGAGATCACCCCGGAGGAGTTCACCTCGAGGACCCTCGGCAAGTAG